A genomic region of Fusarium oxysporum Fo47 chromosome VI, complete sequence contains the following coding sequences:
- a CDS encoding glycine cleavage system P-protein-domain-containing protein, with the protein MMSATRIGQRLARQSRRSPITLQPRLTQSIRLNGVSRAFSVTAQVSAPRFVDSQSSTKLQEHELFSRRHIGSESSEQTEMLKVLDPPVSSMEEFLEQTIPPQVRRKQKGLNLVEQWYEGGEEAAVPANGRTEHYIQQEMRKLAKNNKVYESFIGAGYYGTLVPAVIQRNVLENPAWYTSYTPYQAEISQGRLQSLLNFQTLITDLTGLDIANASVLDEATAAAEAMTMSMANAPKGKGQKVFVVSKDCHPQTIAVLQSRAEGFGIKLVIGDVLADNSKLVREVEGDLIGTLIQYPDTHGGVHDYQALADIVHEKKALLSASTDLLALTMLKPPGEFGADIAIGNSQRFGVPLGYGGPHAAFFATSEKYKRKIPGRLVGVSKDRLGKPALRLALQTREQHIRREKATSNICTAQALLANMSAFYAVYHGPKGLKTIAEDIWSKTRLAQSLILQKGEFKLHTEGLREDGSVLFDTVTLKGSPEAIAKVHKNAESQNINLRRVAEDKVGFSLHEGVTLESLGNLVKAFGVSEAEFKSALASDKATFLNDQIPASLQRKTGYLEQPVFNQYHTETELLRYIYHLQSKDVSLVHSMIPLGSCTMKLNATTEMLPISDPGINNIHPFAPVEQASGYQALISSLAKNLSEITGMDATTLQPNSGAQGEFAGLRCIKAYHEARDGDKRKVCLIPVSAHGTNPASAAMAGMKVVTVKCDGKTGNLDIEDLKAKCVKHADELAAIMVTYPSTFGVFEPEIKQVCDLVHEHGGLVYMDGANMNAQIGLCSPGDIGADVCHLNLHKTFCIPHGGGGPGVGPIAVKKHLAPYLPGHPEIDPQRIGAERDSTAVAPISAAPWGSASILPISHTYILMMGGDGLTKQTGTALLNANYIMSRLLPHYKVVYTNANGRCAHEFILDVRPFKETAGVEVADIAKRLADYGFHSPTMSFPVSGTLMIEPTESESRAELDRFCDALIQIRQEIADVESGKVPRKNNLLTNAPHPQEDLLSSEWDRPYTREEAAYPLPWLREKKMWPSVGRVDDAYGDTNLFCTCPPVEGSENL; encoded by the coding sequence ATGATGTCTGCCACTCGTATCGGACAACGGCTCGCCCGTCAGTCTCGTCGTTCCCCCATCACCCTTCAACCACGTCTCACACAATCGATTCGTCTCAATGGCGTATCCCGGGCATTCTCAGTCACAGCCCAAGTCAGCGCCCCTCGCTTTGTCGACTCACAGAGCAGCACTAAGCTGCAGGAGCATGAGCTCTTCTCAAGGAGGCACATTGGCAGCGAGTCCAGCGAGCAGACAGAAATGCTCAAGGTGCTGGACCCTCCCGTGAGCTCCATGGAGGAGTTTCTCGAGCAGACTATTCCCCCGCAGGTTCGGAGGAAACAGAAGGGTCTCAACCTCGTTGAACAGTGGTATGAGGGCGGCGAGGAAGCTGCTGTTCCCGCCAATGGTCGTACTGAGCACTACATCCAGCAAGAGATGCGAAAACttgccaagaacaacaaggtCTACGAATCTTTCATTGGTGCTGGTTACTATGGAACTCTTGTTCCTGCTGTTATCCAGCGCAATGTGCTCGAGAACCCTGCCTGGTATACCAGCTACACCCCCTACCAAGCTGAGATCAGCCAGGGCCGTCTTCAGTCTCTCCTCAACTTCCAGACTCTCATCACAGATTTGACTGGTCTCGACATCGCCAACGCCTCTGTTCTCGATGAGGCTACCGCCGCTGCTGAGGCCATGACCATGTCTATGGCCAACGCACCCAAGGGCAAAGGCCAGAAGGTCTTTGTCGTCTCCAAGGACTGCCACCCCCAGACCATCGCCGTCCTCCAGTCCCGAGCTGAGGGATTCGGCATCAAGCTCGTCATCGGCGATGTCCTCGCCGACAACTCCAAGCTCGTTCGCGAAGTCGAAGGCGACCTCATTGGAACCCTGATTCAGTACCCCGATACCCACGGTGGTGTTCACGATTACCAAGCTCTCGCCGACATCGTCcacgagaagaaggctctTCTCAGCGCATCCACCGATCTTCTCGCTCTTACCATGCTCAAGCCCCCTGGAGAATTTGGCGCCGACATCGCCATCGGTAACTCCCAGCGCTTCGGTGTTCCTCTCGGTTACGGTGGTCCCCATGCTGCTTTCTTCGCTACATCTGAGAAGTACAAGCGCAAGATTCCTGGTCGTCTCGTTGGTGTTTCCAAGGATCGTCTCGGCAAGCCTGCTCTTCGCCTGGCTCTCCAGACTCGTGAGCAGCACATTCGTCGTGAGAAGGCCACCAGCAATATCTGCACTGCTCAGGCTCTTCTTGCCAACATGTCTGCTTTCTACGCTGTCTACCACGGTCCTAAGGGTCTTAAGACCATTGCTGAGGATATCTGGAGCAAGACCCGTCTTGCCCAGAGCTTGATCCTTCAGAAGGGCGAGTTCAAGCTTCACACTGAGGGTCTCCGCGAGGATGGCTCTGTTCTTTTCGATACCGTCACTCTCAAGGGATCTCCTGAGGCCATTGCCAAGGTTCACAAGAACGCTGAGTCTCAGAACATTAACCTTCGCCGTGTTGCTGAGGACAAGGTTGGCTTCTCTCTTCACGAGGGTGTCACCCTTGAGAGCCTCGGTAACCTCGTCAAGGCCTTTGGCGTTTCTGAGGCCGAGTTCAAGTCTGCTCTTGCGTCTGATAAGGCTACCTTCCTCAATGACCAAATCCCTGCTTCTCTCCAGCGAAAGACCGGCTACCTCGAGCAGCCTGTCTTCAACCAATACCACACCGAGACCGAGCTCCTTCGATACATCTACCACCTCCAGTCCAAGGATGTCTCCCTCGTTCACTCCATGATTCCTCTTGGCTCCTGCACAATGAAGCTCAACGCCACAACCGAGATGCTTCCTATTTCCGACCCTGgtatcaacaacatccacCCCTTCGCCCCCGTTGAGCAAGCTTCTGGTTACCAAGCTCTCATCAGCTCTCTCGCCAAGAACTTGTCTGAGATCACTGGTATGGACGCTACCACTCTTCAGCCCAACTCTGGTGCACAGGGTGAGTTTGCTGGTCTTCGCTGTATCAAGGCTTACCACGAGGCTCGTGATGGAGATAAGCGAAAGGTCTGCCTTATCCCTGTTTCGGCTCACGGTACCAACCCTGCTTCTGCTGCCATGGCTGGTATGAAGGTTGTTACTGTCAAGTGTGACGGTAAGACTGGCAACCTGGATATCGAGGATCTGAAGGCCAAGTGTGTCAAGCACGCTGATGAACTTGCTGCTATCATGGTTACCTATCCCTCTACTTTCGGTGTCTTCGAGCCTGAGATCAAGCAAGTCTGTGATCTTGTCCACGAGCATGGCGGTCTCGTCTACATGGACGGTGCCAACATGAACGCCCAGATCGGTCTTTGCAGCCCCGGTGACATTGGTGCTGATGTTTGCCATCTCAACCTCCACAAGACCTTCTGTATTCCCCACGGCGGCGGTGGTCCCGGTGTTGGCCCTATCGCTGTTAAGAAGCATCTTGCTCCTTACCTCCCCGGTCACCCTGAGATTGATCCTCAGCGCATTGGTGCCGAACGTGACAGCACAGCCGTTGCTCCCATCAGCGCCGCTCCCTGGGGTAGCGCCTCTATTCTCCCCATCAGCCACACCTACATCCTCATGATGGGTGGAGATGGTCTTACCAAGCAAACTGGTACCGCCCTCCTCAACGCCAACTACATCATGTCCCGTCTCCTCCCCCACTACAAGGTCGTCTACACCAACGCCAACGGCCGCTGCGCCCACGAGTTCATCCTCGACGTTCGTCCCTTCAAGGAGACCGCCGGAGTTGAAGTTGCCGACATCGCCAAGCGTCTTGCAGACTATGGCTTCCACTCTCCCACCATGAGTTTCCCCGTTTCAGGAACCCTCATGATCGAGCCTACAGAATCCGAGTCCCGCGCCGAGCTTGACCGTTTCTGCGATGCTCTCATCCAGATCCGACAGGAGATTGCCGACGTTGAGTCTGGCAAGGTTCCCCGCAAGAACAACCTTCTCACAAACGCCCCCCACCCTCAAGAAGACCTTCTGTCCTCCGAGTGGGACCGCCCTTACACTCGTGAGGAGGCTGCTTATCCCCTGCCTTGGCTCcgggagaagaagatgtgGCCCTCTGTGGGACGCGTGGACGATGCTTATGGTGACACCAACCTGTTCTGCACTTGCCCCCCTGTTGAGGGATCTGAGAACTTGTAG
- a CDS encoding uncharacterized protein (expressed protein), with product MIRSDSLFILHPHLTNKSSKQTQHFFLYFKPIHQTIITMAGDCGCSGASSCNCGSSCSCSGCGK from the exons ATGATCCGATCAGATtctctttttattcttcatcctcatcttaCAAACAAGTCTTCAAAACAAACTCAACACTTTTTTCTGTACTTCAAACCTATCCACCAAACAATAATCACAATGGCTGGCGACTGTGGCTGCTCTGGTGCCTCTTCTTGCAACTGCGGCTCTAGCT GCTCTTGCTCCGGCTGCGGAAAATAA